Below is a genomic region from Trichoderma asperellum chromosome 2, complete sequence.
CAAGCAGAAGCAAGTCGATCTCTCCATACCGTTCCGCACCTCTGGCCTCCTCGCCGGCGCCAAGCTGGAGCTTGTGCAAAAGTCCAAATCCCCATCAGCCGTTCAAATCGCCCTGCAGGTCCCCCAACCAGAGGCCAAAGAAATCCCTGGTGGCCGACTGATCAAGAAGTTTCCCTCCGACTTGTCAATATGGCAGGTGCTGCGACAGTTTGAGAGCGGCGAGGCGAGCGCGGGGAAGAACATCAATATTACGGCCAGAGGCGTGGCCCAGACGGTCAACAGCGAGAACTCTGGCGCCGGTCAGCTATATTATGAGACGCCAGTCTTGAATATCATGGGCCGGGAGCTTGGGTCGTTTGCTGACTTTCAGAAATCCTTGTCGCAGCTGGGACACAACTCTGGAAATGTCCTAATACGGCTATCGTTCAGAAGGACTGACCAAACGCTATATGAGGCGATGGAACAAATAGGAACCTttttcaaagaagaagagaaggagaagcgggaggagaaggaaaatgcGGCTCCAAGCGTCTCTGAGGACAAGCCTCAAGATCTACCCACAGATGGAGATGTACCCATGACTGAAGCTCTAACCGAGACTATCAATAACACGGCCGAAGCGCAGCAAGAGGCAGCTCCCGAAGCTACACAAGACTCAACAGCATCAATACAATCCGAAACGAATAACTCGGATCCCCAGTTACGCTTGGAACCTGTCAATGTCTTCCTCGCTCCTACAAACTCAACACCTGCTGCCGCTCTTGCCCCAGTCGACGAAAGTGATTTCACACCCACTATCGCCCAGGCTCAACTACATCAGGCCCGCCTACTAGAAAGCTCCAGGAACAAAAGACTGTTGTCTGACAGagaaattgaagaaaaggaggcgGCTGAGCGGGCCAAGATTGATGCCGTCAAGTCTGTGCTCATCAAGGTGCGGTTCCCAGACAATACCAGCAGCGATTGGCAAGTTGGCCCGTCAGATACCGGCGCGTTCTTGTACCAGGCCGTTCGGCATGTCATGGCCAACAATGGCCAGTCGTTCCACCTTGTCATCCCCGGAAGCAAGACCGTAATCAAGGATGATGACACCCCTAAGCACAACCTCATCCGGGCGTATAAGCTCTCAGGCAGAGTCCTTGTAAGCTTAGTGTGGAATGATGACGTGCCGAAAGAAGCCCGGAAACAGCCCTTCCTCAAGGCCAACTTTGCCCAGCAGGGACAGGCCATCAAGGTGCCCGAGATACCTACCATTGAGGACGATAAAGCTGGGCCATCAGCGGTACCGCAGGTTCAAAAAGCTCCGGCGAAGGAGGGCGGCGATGGCTCTGGAAAGAAGATGCCCAAATGGCTGAAACTTGGGAAGAAATAGACTACAAGAGCGAGTGAGTGAGCGAGCGGGCTTAAATTTTGTTGTGTTCTCATTTGTATCCTACTGGGATTGGGATGGATTGGCATCATGTACATGCTAAAGGCGTTTTCTCCGCTTTGTTTGACCAATATCGAGGAGGCGAAAACTATGTTGAATATTGAACACAAATAGTACGGATTTAGACATAATTCAGGCAATTTTGTTTTGGTTTTTACAACTACAGTGAGTGATATTGGGTGAGAAATTGGACgtcagaagagaaaaaaaaaggtatctCAGTTGGGTCAAAAAGACGGCATATCTTGGAGAATGTAAAATTCTGACGGAATGAAAACCCGCAGCTATATACCGTTGCTGCGCCGTCGCATTAAAGCCCAAATTGAATCAATCGAAAATCATGACCCGCGCCGAATCCATGCGAAAAACCCGTGCTTGattttaagaaaaaagaagttgtttcctttttatttcaattctttttttatttgccATTACCGAAATATCCCTCCCATTGcctcgattttttttatgtaaaTCGTTTAGTGAGCACGACGGGACTCGGCGATGACGCGCTGGAGCTCATCGACCTTTCTCTTGGCACGGCCGAAGGTACCGAGCTATAGGAGATTGAAAGTTAGTCATGATATTCCCCCCCAAAACTATTTTCTTTGTGTGCAATGTTCCATGGCGCAACGTaccctcttcttggccagcttACGGGCACGCTTGTCCTTGCTGTTGCGGAGAAGTTCGATGACACGACGCTCATAGGGAGCGAGGCTGTTAAAAGATGCATGTATTAGCAACTAattcttgaaaaaaaaaaaaaaaaaaagttccaaTATCAAAATTGGAAAGACAGCAACATGGTATTATAGAAACTCACCCAGCAACCTCCTTGACGACCTCACGCACAAAGGCGGTTCGCTTGCTCAGGTGTCCCTTGGTGCGGGAAACACGGGGCTTGACGACACGAGCGGTAGTCTTCTATATTTGGGTAACAAACCAAAAAACGTCAGTTTCAGCGTCCATCGTCTGCCAGAGAGGTAGAGGGCAGAGATCCTCCACGAGGTGAGATCGCGAGTTGACGTACGTGGCCCTTGTTCAGGCCAACGGCCAGACCGGTCTTTGCAGGCGCTTCCTTAGCCATTGCGAATGAATTTGTCGACTTTTGATCGGAAATTTCGTTGTCGTaaaagggaaaggaaaaaaaaagagaggattTCGAAATTTCGACCCAGCGCTAATAGGAAATTTCGTGCGGTGGGAGGGTCCCTGCTGTGGGAATTGGATTTTTCCGAAGCGGAGTTTGTGGGTCACGTGCGAGAGGGTACGTGATAAGATAAGGGAGCTTTGGGCGCTGGCAGAAGGATGAGCTTGATTGTGATTGGAGACTTTTCCTGAATTGGAGTAGCTTGGAATGCCAATTGTTTACTAGAATGTacaagcagcaccagcagcagcgtttgTCTTGGTTATGATATTATATCCTCGGTATAAGCACTCCAAATACTCATTGTGAGGCATTGAAGGAGAATAAGGACTACCCAATTGACCAGCAAATGGCGACGATTCCGGAGATCCAATGGCGATCCAATTGccggccttttttttcttcttcgactcTGTCTccaatggcttcttttcGGTGTAACTGCCCCAGAATTCTACGCCGCCGTAGTTCTGAGCATGTCTGGTAAACTATGCTCGTACACATTCCAGAACGAGCTTATCATGAACTTCTTCATCACCTTCACGAGTCATGCCTAGCGGTTCTTGTTGAGAAGCTAAGCTTCTGTAGCACTCACAAGTCCAGGCTGCTGATGCAATGGGCACTACTAATGGTCATTGCCATCGGCTAACACGATTTCGGTGGGAGGAAGATGGCCGAAGCGGAGCGAAACGAATCGAAAAGATGCGAGCGAAGCCGTCTGATGTTTTCCCCCGATTGTCTGAAGCGTAACATTTCTGTCAGTTCTCGCCTATaagcagaagcagatccAAGTAAGCGGTCACGAGCCATTGACAGGCATACGTAAATCGGAGTGACCCGTACGTTGCGCCTATTACAGTAGAACAGAAAAGTGACGGCAAACAAAGAATCCTTGCTCCGCCGTTTCTCCCGCCCGTTGTTGTTCCCGTGCAGCTATTCGCAGCCCGCAAAAAGAGCTCCAActtgcccccccccccaagaGCGTTTCCCCCGCTTCAATCCTCTTAGCTAGAGTCCTGGCACCACTGAGAATAGCTAACCAATACTAGGTAGCACCATGAccctggcagcagcagtcgtTCATTGTTCAGACCAAGCAGCTGTTAGCCAG
It encodes:
- the RPL36 gene encoding 60S ribosomal protein eL36, with amino-acid sequence MAKEAPAKTGLAVGLNKGHKTTARVVKPRVSRTKGHLSKRTAFVREVVKEVAGLAPYERRVIELLRNSKDKRARKLAKKRLGTFGRAKRKVDELQRVIAESRRAH